Proteins encoded by one window of Cytophagia bacterium CHB2:
- a CDS encoding efflux RND transporter permease subunit: MTNDKSEIMARAGDFFRFTTTRPVAIFMIVVAICVFGLVSYDQLALNLMPDISYPSLTIRTEYPGTAPEEIETTISRPLEQQLGLVSNLVSISSISKAGFSDIILEFTWDTDMNSAIQDAREKLDQVFLPLEAKKPLILKYDPTLDPILRLGLYGDQSLFALRYLAEEEIKRDLETLEGVAAVKVRGGLEEEIRVELDERQITLLGLDIQEVNRRLAQENINLAGGNLKEGQTEYLVRTLNEFGNINEIRNLVIGRRQGVDIRVKDVGAVTRTHKEREVITRVNGKESVEIEIYKEADANIVTVAKAVNERIFGTPEQQAFVANMKKPGASQNGKPKTEEKKGGAGAAQAMLAKAMTSFMAYNLPPNTGITLLSDQSTFIESAIDEVKGTAMLGGILAIVVLYIFLRRVWNTAIIAIAIPISVVATFGPMFIFDVTLNIMSLGGLALGIGMLVDNAIVVLESIHRKREEGHDLLQSAVLGTGEVGSAVLASTLTTVAVFFPIVFVKGVAGQIFGDMALTVVFSLLASLAVALFVVPMLASRYIKEEYRQDMRGRFSGKHVLRLSLFDDLKTWKSRQEDGEQIRLLSFVAGILGRLGGQAVLNLLILLATSLLTLLKGVVLLLAFAPTLLLGWIPPLRRFAQALAAWSVNPKFINDLHLRTWNTIFIYNSFESFVGGWRRFAAKFSTGGVIKKTLSGLLGFPLYLIYSIVRFAIHHVFSTIFKAGLMGIFVCAFLLMIGLVIAGIPVALFFTGMLFVANPILEWSYRTYPRVVRWALNNRSAVIAYSAALFGLSAFVLMPRLGLTLIPEVHQGEFNVETRFPVGTPVESTDEKLQPLGQIAVEQRDVERVAMVAGTERTSQSQSEEGEHTARMTIKLNGDGDFERREEAVIANLRQKFENIPDVETKISRPAMFSFKTPIEVEIKGYNLTKLRELSREAEARLAKLPGLRDVRSNFQTGNPEVQIVYDRDRLAYYNLNINDVASVVRNKVQGVVATEFREADRRIDIRVKVNENDKAGLQELQRLIVNPNQPIPIPLAAIADVQVKEGPSEIRRIEQQRAALITANISGVDLKNAAEQIYATLNAIDMPDDFSFTVTGQSCVFDLCGYGGAI, translated from the coding sequence ATGACAAACGATAAATCTGAAATCATGGCCAGGGCCGGCGATTTTTTTCGTTTTACCACAACGCGACCGGTGGCAATATTCATGATCGTCGTGGCCATCTGTGTGTTCGGCCTGGTTTCGTACGATCAACTCGCGTTGAATTTGATGCCGGATATCTCGTATCCCTCGCTGACCATCCGCACGGAATATCCCGGCACGGCCCCGGAAGAAATTGAAACTACGATTTCCCGGCCCCTCGAGCAGCAATTGGGTCTGGTCAGCAATCTCGTCAGCATCAGCTCGATTTCAAAGGCCGGCTTCTCTGATATCATCCTGGAGTTCACCTGGGACACCGACATGAACAGCGCGATTCAGGATGCGCGCGAGAAGCTCGATCAAGTGTTCCTTCCGCTGGAAGCAAAAAAGCCGCTGATCCTAAAATATGATCCCACGCTCGATCCCATTTTGCGGCTGGGATTATACGGCGATCAATCGCTGTTTGCGTTGCGTTATTTGGCGGAAGAAGAAATCAAACGCGATCTTGAAACGCTCGAAGGCGTCGCCGCGGTCAAAGTGCGCGGCGGTTTAGAGGAAGAAATTCGTGTTGAGCTTGATGAGCGCCAGATCACCCTGCTGGGACTCGATATTCAGGAAGTCAATCGCAGACTGGCGCAGGAAAATATCAATCTCGCTGGCGGTAATCTCAAAGAAGGCCAGACCGAATACCTTGTCCGCACGCTGAATGAATTTGGGAATATCAATGAAATTCGCAATCTCGTGATCGGGCGCCGGCAGGGGGTCGATATTCGCGTGAAAGATGTCGGTGCGGTGACGCGCACGCACAAGGAACGTGAAGTTATCACGCGGGTCAACGGCAAAGAAAGTGTTGAGATCGAGATTTACAAAGAAGCGGATGCGAATATCGTGACGGTTGCCAAGGCCGTCAATGAACGAATTTTCGGCACGCCGGAGCAGCAGGCTTTTGTCGCGAATATGAAAAAGCCGGGGGCGTCGCAAAATGGCAAGCCCAAAACCGAAGAAAAAAAGGGCGGAGCGGGCGCGGCGCAAGCGATGCTGGCCAAGGCCATGACGAGTTTTATGGCGTACAACCTGCCGCCGAACACCGGCATCACGCTGCTTTCCGATCAATCGACCTTCATCGAGAGCGCGATTGACGAGGTGAAAGGCACGGCGATGTTGGGCGGTATACTGGCAATCGTGGTGTTATACATTTTCTTGCGGCGCGTTTGGAATACCGCAATCATCGCGATCGCCATCCCGATTTCAGTGGTGGCCACCTTCGGCCCGATGTTCATCTTCGATGTCACGCTCAACATCATGTCACTCGGCGGGCTTGCCCTCGGCATCGGCATGCTGGTGGACAATGCCATCGTTGTTTTGGAGAGCATTCATCGCAAGCGCGAGGAAGGCCATGATCTGTTGCAATCCGCCGTGCTCGGAACCGGCGAAGTGGGAAGCGCGGTGTTGGCTTCAACCTTGACCACGGTGGCAGTCTTTTTTCCCATCGTTTTTGTGAAGGGCGTCGCCGGACAAATTTTCGGCGACATGGCATTGACCGTGGTGTTTTCGTTGCTGGCCTCGCTGGCCGTGGCGTTGTTTGTCGTGCCGATGCTCGCCTCGCGCTATATCAAAGAAGAGTATCGGCAGGATATGCGCGGACGATTTTCCGGCAAGCATGTGTTGCGCTTGTCTCTTTTCGATGACCTGAAAACGTGGAAATCCCGCCAAGAGGACGGCGAGCAAATTCGCCTGCTGTCGTTTGTCGCAGGCATTTTGGGGCGACTTGGCGGCCAGGCGGTGCTGAATCTTTTGATTCTTCTCGCCACCTCGCTGCTGACGCTGCTGAAAGGCGTTGTGCTGTTGCTCGCATTTGCGCCAACTTTGTTGCTCGGCTGGATTCCACCATTGCGCAGATTCGCACAGGCGCTCGCGGCGTGGAGCGTCAATCCCAAATTCATCAACGATTTGCATCTGCGCACGTGGAACACGATTTTTATTTATAACTCGTTTGAATCTTTTGTTGGTGGATGGCGCCGTTTCGCCGCAAAGTTTTCAACCGGCGGCGTAATCAAAAAGACGTTATCCGGCCTTTTGGGATTTCCCCTTTATTTGATTTATAGCATTGTGCGCTTTGCGATTCATCATGTTTTTAGCACAATATTTAAAGCCGGTTTGATGGGGATTTTCGTCTGCGCATTTTTGCTGATGATCGGCTTGGTGATTGCCGGCATTCCGGTGGCACTCTTCTTTACTGGCATGCTGTTCGTAGCAAATCCAATACTCGAATGGTCGTATCGAACGTATCCCAGAGTCGTGCGCTGGGCGCTGAACAATCGCAGCGCGGTGATCGCCTACTCGGCGGCCTTATTCGGATTGTCCGCCTTTGTTTTGATGCCTCGCCTGGGCTTGACGCTGATTCCCGAAGTTCACCAGGGCGAATTTAATGTCGAAACGCGTTTCCCGGTGGGCACACCAGTGGAAAGCACAGACGAAAAGCTGCAGCCGCTGGGGCAAATTGCCGTGGAGCAGAGAGACGTGGAGCGCGTCGCGATGGTGGCGGGTACCGAGAGAACCTCGCAATCGCAGAGTGAGGAAGGCGAGCATACCGCACGAATGACGATTAAGCTGAACGGAGACGGTGATTTCGAACGTCGCGAAGAAGCGGTGATTGCAAACTTGCGCCAAAAATTCGAAAACATTCCCGACGTCGAAACGAAAATTTCGCGTCCCGCAATGTTCAGTTTCAAGACCCCGATTGAAGTGGAAATCAAAGGCTACAATCTCACGAAGCTGCGAGAGCTGAGCCGCGAGGCGGAAGCGCGCCTGGCAAAACTGCCCGGCTTGCGGGATGTGCGCTCGAATTTTCAAACCGGCAATCCGGAAGTGCAGATTGTCTATGATCGTGACCGTCTGGCCTACTACAATTTGAATATTAATGACGTGGCTTCCGTCGTGCGCAACAAAGTGCAAGGCGTGGTTGCCACCGAATTTCGCGAAGCCGATCGCCGCATCGATATTCGCGTGAAAGTAAATGAGAATGACAAAGCCGGTTTACAGGAATTGCAGCGCCTGATTGTCAACCCTAACCAGCCAATTCCCATTCCGCTTGCAGCAATTGCGGATGTTCAGGTGAAAGAGGGGCCGAGCGAGATTCGTCGTATCGAGCAGCAGCGCGCGGCCTTGATTACGGCCAACATTAGCGGCGTCGATCTCAAGAATGCGGCCGAACAAATTTACGCCACGCTGAACGCCATTGACATGCCCGATGATTTCAGTTTCACGGTGACCGGTCAAAGCTGTGTTTTTGATTTATGTGGTTATGGCGGCGCAATTTGA
- a CDS encoding HD domain-containing protein codes for MNPFALIQKYYDPGSEVYRILAAHSVLVAAKALALAREFQARHPQNNLDLEFIEEAALLHDIGIFYCDAPAIFCHGSEPYIKHTILGREILEKEGLPRHALVCERHTGMGLTAEEVVQQNLPLPVRDYLPISLEEKIICMADRFFIKIPQQLYQELSVAQVRQKLAKYGPSVLQRWEEMCRLLLPSAGSLAVPR; via the coding sequence TTGAATCCTTTCGCGTTGATTCAAAAATACTACGATCCCGGCAGCGAGGTGTATCGCATTTTGGCGGCGCACAGCGTGTTGGTTGCGGCCAAAGCGCTGGCGCTCGCGCGTGAGTTTCAAGCGCGACATCCTCAAAATAATCTCGACTTGGAATTTATCGAAGAAGCGGCGCTGCTGCATGATATTGGCATTTTTTATTGTGATGCGCCGGCAATTTTCTGTCATGGCAGCGAGCCGTATATCAAGCATACGATTCTCGGGCGTGAAATTTTAGAGAAGGAGGGCCTGCCGCGCCATGCGCTGGTGTGTGAGCGCCATACCGGCATGGGCCTCACCGCCGAGGAAGTTGTGCAACAAAACCTGCCTCTGCCCGTGCGCGATTATCTGCCCATCTCGTTGGAAGAAAAGATCATTTGCATGGCCGATCGCTTCTTCATAAAAATTCCGCAGCAGCTTTATCAAGAGTTGAGTGTGGCGCAAGTTCGTCAGAAACTCGCCAAGTACGGTCCGAGCGTGCTGCAACGCTGGGAGGAGATGTGCCGGTTGCTTTTGCCAAGCGCTGGCTCGCTTGCTGTTCCTCGTTGA
- a CDS encoding DUF1295 domain-containing protein, with protein sequence MAVQMLGAGLALVFGVMTILWLIHLRTRNAGIVDFGWALNLGLLALLYFFMSEGEPLRKFLITAMACLWSFRLAFYLLFTRYLGQEEEGRYRELRRKWKTNLNLKFFVFFQAQALLDWVLSAPFLLACLNSKPELATLEWFGLGLWLIAFLGETLADWQLHQFKSDRRNQGKTCRAGLWNYSRHPNYFFESLIWVAYFVFAAASPYGWISVYCPLLILLAIFKVTGIPATEAQALRTKGEDYRNYQRTTSMFVPWFKKQLRTAR encoded by the coding sequence ATGGCTGTGCAAATGCTTGGGGCGGGGCTTGCGCTCGTTTTTGGCGTGATGACGATTCTCTGGCTGATTCATCTGCGCACGCGCAATGCGGGTATTGTGGATTTCGGCTGGGCGTTGAATCTCGGATTATTGGCGCTCTTATATTTTTTCATGAGTGAGGGCGAGCCCCTGCGCAAATTTCTCATCACGGCAATGGCGTGTCTGTGGAGTTTCCGGCTTGCGTTTTATTTGCTGTTCACGCGCTACCTCGGCCAGGAAGAGGAAGGCCGTTATCGCGAGTTGCGCCGGAAATGGAAAACGAACCTGAATTTGAAGTTCTTTGTATTTTTTCAAGCGCAGGCTTTGCTCGATTGGGTTTTATCCGCGCCGTTTTTGCTGGCATGTTTGAATTCGAAACCCGAATTGGCGACTCTGGAATGGTTCGGCCTGGGTCTCTGGCTGATAGCGTTTCTGGGCGAGACGCTGGCAGATTGGCAATTACACCAGTTTAAAAGCGACCGGCGCAATCAGGGCAAAACCTGCCGCGCCGGCCTGTGGAATTATTCGCGGCATCCGAATTATTTTTTTGAATCTTTGATCTGGGTGGCTTATTTTGTTTTTGCCGCGGCTTCGCCTTATGGTTGGATCTCGGTCTATTGCCCATTGCTGATCTTGCTGGCGATTTTCAAAGTCACCGGCATTCCGGCGACGGAAGCGCAAGCGTTGCGCACGAAGGGCGAAGATTATCGTAACTATCAACGCACGACGAGTATGTTCGTGCCGTGGTTTAAGAAACAACTGAGAACAGCTCGATGA
- the rsgA gene encoding ribosome small subunit-dependent GTPase A, with protein sequence MALEKFGWNDFFAAHFSPYQEKGYAVGRVAIEHRKAYRLYTEFGELSAEAAGKMFYEACGAEDLPAVGDWVVIRPLLDEKKAVIHAVLPRKSKFSRKAAGDNTDEQIVATNVDTVFLVSSLNQDLNLRRIERYLTLAWESGATPVIVLNKTDLCDNVEECRDAVESVALGVAIHTVSAVAEEGMAELATYLQNNSTVAFLGSSGVGKSSLINKLLGEEYFKIGEIREADDRGRHITTHRELVLVPTGGLVIDTPGMRELQLWEGAEGLQEVFEDIERFAADCRFNDCQHESEPGCAVLAALEKGEISSERYGHYKKLQKELAFLHRKQDQHAQLEEKRKWKAIHRSVRKQLKQKYK encoded by the coding sequence ATGGCGCTTGAAAAATTCGGGTGGAACGATTTTTTTGCCGCCCATTTTTCTCCCTATCAAGAGAAAGGCTATGCCGTCGGCCGCGTGGCAATTGAACATCGCAAAGCTTACCGGCTCTACACCGAATTCGGTGAATTGTCCGCCGAAGCTGCCGGCAAGATGTTCTATGAAGCGTGCGGCGCGGAAGATTTGCCGGCGGTCGGCGATTGGGTGGTGATTCGCCCGTTGCTCGACGAGAAGAAAGCCGTCATTCATGCCGTGCTGCCGCGCAAAAGCAAATTCTCACGCAAGGCTGCCGGCGACAATACCGACGAACAAATCGTAGCGACGAATGTCGACACAGTTTTTCTGGTCAGCTCGTTGAACCAGGATTTGAATTTGCGTCGCATCGAACGCTATTTGACTTTGGCATGGGAAAGCGGCGCGACACCGGTTATCGTGCTCAACAAAACGGATCTATGCGACAATGTCGAAGAGTGTCGTGATGCGGTTGAATCGGTCGCGCTGGGCGTGGCCATACACACCGTCAGCGCTGTGGCCGAGGAGGGCATGGCAGAGTTGGCGACCTATCTACAAAATAACAGTACGGTTGCTTTTCTGGGATCCTCGGGCGTGGGAAAATCGTCGTTGATCAACAAACTCCTCGGCGAAGAATATTTCAAAATTGGCGAAATTCGCGAGGCTGACGACAGAGGCCGGCATATCACCACGCATCGCGAGTTGGTGCTGGTACCCACCGGCGGCTTGGTCATCGACACGCCGGGCATGCGTGAATTGCAGCTTTGGGAGGGCGCTGAAGGCTTGCAGGAAGTTTTTGAAGACATTGAACGTTTCGCCGCCGACTGCCGGTTTAATGATTGCCAGCATGAAAGCGAGCCGGGATGTGCTGTTTTAGCCGCGCTGGAGAAGGGCGAAATTAGCTCGGAACGCTACGGCCATTATAAAAAGCTGCAAAAGGAACTGGCATTTTTGCATCGCAAACAGGATCAACACGCGCAGCTTGAAGAAAAGAGGAAGTGGAAAGCCATTCATCGCAGCGTGCGCAAGCAACTGAAGCAGAAATACAAGTAG
- a CDS encoding efflux RND transporter permease subunit: MAAQFESLLHPFVIMFTIPLALIGVVLTLWVLQIPLSVVVFIGMILLAGIVVNNAIILIDYINHLRRDGMEKIEAIVKAGSVRLRPILITTGTTVLGLLPMALGLGDGAEIRTPMAITVVAGLISSTLLTLVVIPVVYAVLDRSK; encoded by the coding sequence ATGGCGGCGCAATTTGAATCGTTACTCCATCCATTTGTGATTATGTTCACCATTCCGCTTGCGCTGATTGGCGTCGTGCTCACGCTTTGGGTGTTGCAGATTCCGCTCAGTGTCGTGGTATTCATCGGCATGATTTTGCTGGCGGGCATCGTTGTCAACAATGCCATTATTTTGATCGATTATATCAACCATCTTCGCCGTGACGGCATGGAAAAAATTGAGGCCATCGTGAAAGCCGGCAGCGTGCGTTTGCGCCCGATTTTGATCACCACCGGCACCACCGTGCTCGGACTTTTACCGATGGCGCTGGGGTTGGGCGACGGCGCCGAAATCCGCACGCCAATGGCCATCACCGTTGTCGCCGGTTTAATCAGTTCGACCTTGCTGACGCTAGTTGTGATTCCCGTGGTTTATGCCGTTTTAGACCGCTCGAAGTAG
- a CDS encoding GWxTD domain-containing protein, protein MPWHCCGPRVAFIYLRLRKLMFSLKQTLLATLLIINLPLVALADDAATWLKRGKEAMAQNKLEQAHKAFERALRLAPKSREALAHLGKIEVAWGKWGKADDRFDDILKQDKNNLEAHYYRGVCHREMATTKALLLKKFDFDKAEKHFKTVLARDSLFMDTLYQLALVKRYRDDYEEAIRLGHMAVRLRPDLAGPQRGLFRLYRYIIEHRGEAEVLQWLAQQQNEHAEYAMGECYRLNRKLMPADSIFRELMLRPANLNMQPLRLSRARAFYEAGKPEIAQSFFWQAVDSIASQLDADFVFDDMKYIVSDDEYDAYTSLTSPQEYRDFFHKMWLSRDPMPAAHVNQRLAEHYRRLRFAEENYAFDGFRTWFNSPDRSTYLKYTKVYFLNHEFNDKGLVFIRQGPPDDTALSVGQGSNPNESWRYYKTPDRNELTFHFVIADNAVGNNWRLTPILTDPAMLEERLHWGPIYMRMLTASNTERLNYENEMADQSVQSVKVGLNSDRHTWHVKIEPLAMSFYTAAFKGSAARGSLELYYAIPVNQLLKDYEPERGALLLEKAAVLHDMAWNELERVDKQIALNPQSSRQFSHGLFIDSYQFTAAPDSYRVAFHARQNEVTPNRLGGFTLETFLPDFAENKLSVSDLILAFNISPASEAGPLTKNGLAILPNPYKQFSLAKPVQLYFEIYNLTLDREGKAKFAIEYTVQALKTKQGGLSGIFGGGSKTKISLAFDREASAPDTFEQIGLDLSAAKPGEYELTVTVTDRANKKNVEAKSKIFLE, encoded by the coding sequence ATGCCCTGGCATTGCTGTGGACCGCGAGTTGCTTTCATCTATCTTCGGCTGCGCAAACTTATGTTCTCCCTCAAACAAACACTCCTTGCCACGCTGCTCATCATCAATCTGCCCCTTGTCGCGCTTGCCGACGACGCGGCGACCTGGCTCAAACGCGGCAAAGAAGCAATGGCGCAGAACAAACTCGAACAAGCGCACAAAGCCTTCGAGCGCGCATTGCGGCTGGCGCCCAAATCACGCGAGGCCCTGGCCCATCTCGGCAAAATCGAAGTGGCCTGGGGAAAATGGGGCAAGGCTGACGATCGCTTCGATGATATTTTGAAACAGGATAAAAACAATCTCGAAGCGCATTACTATCGCGGCGTTTGCCATCGCGAAATGGCGACGACCAAAGCGCTTTTGTTGAAAAAATTCGATTTTGACAAGGCGGAAAAACATTTCAAAACCGTGCTGGCGCGCGATTCGTTATTCATGGACACGCTTTATCAACTTGCGCTGGTCAAACGCTATCGCGATGATTATGAGGAGGCGATTCGCCTGGGCCACATGGCCGTGCGCCTGCGCCCGGACCTGGCCGGACCGCAGCGCGGCCTGTTCCGCTTGTATCGCTATATTATCGAACATCGCGGAGAGGCGGAGGTTTTGCAATGGCTGGCGCAGCAGCAAAATGAACACGCCGAATATGCCATGGGAGAGTGTTATCGCTTAAACCGCAAGCTGATGCCGGCTGATTCCATTTTTCGCGAGTTGATGCTGCGCCCGGCAAACCTCAATATGCAACCCTTGCGCCTGTCGCGTGCACGCGCTTTTTATGAGGCCGGCAAACCCGAAATTGCGCAAAGTTTTTTTTGGCAAGCGGTCGATTCCATCGCGTCGCAGCTCGACGCTGATTTTGTCTTCGACGACATGAAGTACATCGTAAGCGACGACGAGTATGACGCGTACACATCCTTAACCTCGCCGCAGGAATACCGTGATTTCTTTCACAAAATGTGGCTGAGCCGCGACCCGATGCCGGCGGCGCACGTCAACCAGCGCCTGGCCGAGCACTATCGCCGGTTGCGTTTCGCCGAAGAAAATTACGCATTCGACGGATTTCGCACGTGGTTCAACAGCCCGGATAGATCAACTTACTTGAAATACACCAAAGTCTATTTTCTCAACCATGAATTCAATGACAAAGGCCTGGTGTTCATTCGTCAAGGCCCGCCGGATGACACCGCCCTCTCTGTCGGGCAAGGCTCGAATCCCAATGAATCCTGGCGTTACTACAAAACTCCCGACCGCAATGAACTGACGTTTCATTTTGTCATCGCGGACAATGCCGTGGGCAACAACTGGCGGCTGACGCCGATTCTCACTGATCCTGCTATGTTGGAAGAACGTCTGCATTGGGGCCCGATTTACATGCGGATGTTGACAGCTTCGAACACGGAGCGCTTGAATTATGAAAATGAAATGGCCGATCAAAGCGTGCAATCTGTGAAAGTCGGTTTGAATAGCGACCGCCACACCTGGCATGTGAAAATCGAGCCGCTCGCCATGTCGTTTTATACCGCGGCCTTCAAAGGCTCCGCAGCACGCGGCAGCCTCGAGTTGTATTACGCCATTCCAGTCAACCAGCTTTTAAAAGATTATGAGCCGGAACGCGGCGCGCTGCTGCTTGAAAAAGCCGCAGTTCTGCACGACATGGCCTGGAACGAGCTTGAGCGCGTCGACAAACAAATCGCGCTGAATCCGCAATCGTCGCGGCAATTTTCACACGGGCTGTTTATCGACAGCTATCAATTTACCGCGGCCCCGGACTCTTATCGCGTTGCATTTCACGCACGCCAAAACGAAGTCACGCCGAATCGCCTGGGAGGATTTACCCTCGAAACTTTTCTGCCGGACTTTGCCGAAAACAAGTTGAGCGTGAGTGATTTGATCCTGGCTTTTAATATTTCGCCGGCGTCAGAGGCAGGCCCCTTGACCAAAAATGGTTTGGCGATTTTACCCAATCCCTACAAGCAATTCAGCCTGGCCAAACCGGTGCAGCTTTATTTCGAAATTTACAACCTCACATTGGATCGCGAAGGCAAAGCGAAATTCGCCATCGAGTATACCGTGCAAGCCTTGAAAACCAAGCAAGGCGGCCTGAGCGGCATTTTTGGCGGCGGTAGCAAAACCAAAATATCACTGGCATTTGACCGTGAAGCCAGCGCGCCTGACACGTTCGAACAAATCGGACTTGATTTGAGCGCGGCCAAGCCCGGTGAATACGAATTGACGGTTACAGTCACCGACCGCGCCAACAAGAAAAACGTAGAGGCAAAAAGCAAAATCTTTTTGGAATAA
- a CDS encoding efflux RND transporter periplasmic adaptor subunit, translating to MKTMRFLLVLVAAASLAVTACSKSEAEDKNKTDKAEASATNGVATEKEKNKVDEIKAVPVEVTTIKPGVISAYVLATSSIETEEAVDIYPQVSGIAVKLLAEEGRYVRKGEVLLEVDEREYKLREEAAKVNYEREKSNHARAKSMFEKNLMSASEFDVANFNLEQARIEWEQAKLTLDYCRIKTPISGFVSERTVKLGDRLLTSTKIYSIVNPDLLLAKIHLTERDALRAKAGQNAKVLSEALPGEEFHGVVDRISPVVDPSSGMVKVTIRVSDRQRLLKPGMFVNVQLMTDTKDNAVLIPKKAVIYDDNRQFVYVVRNDTLALKVPLQPGYSDRDNIEAVSGVGLGDTIIVVGHNAMKDSTRVKIAEAKI from the coding sequence ATGAAAACAATGCGATTTCTTCTGGTGCTTGTTGCCGCCGCGTCGCTGGCGGTGACCGCCTGCTCCAAGTCTGAAGCCGAAGACAAAAACAAAACAGACAAAGCCGAAGCCAGCGCGACCAACGGCGTGGCCACGGAAAAAGAAAAGAACAAGGTTGATGAGATCAAGGCCGTTCCGGTAGAGGTGACGACCATCAAACCGGGAGTCATTTCCGCCTATGTTCTGGCCACCTCGTCGATTGAGACGGAAGAAGCTGTGGATATCTACCCGCAAGTTTCGGGCATCGCCGTCAAATTGCTTGCCGAAGAGGGCCGCTACGTGCGTAAAGGCGAGGTGCTGCTGGAAGTTGACGAGCGTGAATATAAGCTCAGAGAGGAAGCCGCAAAGGTGAATTATGAGCGCGAAAAGAGCAATCATGCCCGCGCGAAAAGCATGTTTGAGAAAAACCTCATGAGCGCAAGCGAGTTCGATGTCGCGAATTTCAATCTTGAACAGGCCCGCATTGAATGGGAGCAAGCCAAGCTTACCCTGGATTATTGCCGTATCAAAACGCCCATTTCCGGCTTTGTTTCCGAGCGCACCGTTAAACTCGGCGACCGTCTGTTAACCTCGACAAAGATTTATTCGATCGTCAACCCCGATCTCTTGCTGGCAAAGATTCATTTGACCGAACGCGATGCTTTGCGCGCAAAAGCCGGGCAAAATGCCAAAGTCTTATCGGAGGCCTTGCCTGGGGAGGAATTCCACGGCGTCGTTGATCGCATCAGTCCGGTTGTTGATCCCTCGAGCGGCATGGTGAAAGTGACGATTCGTGTGTCGGATCGCCAGCGTTTGTTAAAGCCCGGCATGTTTGTCAATGTGCAATTAATGACGGATACCAAAGACAATGCCGTGCTCATTCCGAAAAAGGCCGTGATTTATGATGATAACCGCCAATTCGTCTATGTCGTGCGCAATGATACGCTTGCCCTGAAAGTGCCGTTGCAGCCGGGATATTCCGATCGTGACAATATCGAGGCGGTCAGCGGCGTGGGGCTGGGCGATACCATCATCGTCGTCGGGCATAATGCCATGAAAGACAGCACGCGCGTGAAGATCGCGGAAGCCAAGATCTAA
- the selD gene encoding selenide, water dikinase SelD — protein MLWQVLTRVNKVSMPNVLIGLEAAADAGIYQLREDLALVQTVDFFTPIVDDPYDFGRIAATNSLSDVYVMGGAPITALNIACFPKNGNLDWLVAILNGGMDQASAAGVAIIGGHTVDDAEIKYGLAVTGTVHPQKIIHNHTARPGDALVLTKPLGTGILSTALKFGKLDDAGLTLLTQTMTQLNRRASEAMVAVGAHAATDVTGFGLLGHAHEMAQASEMTFNLSASAIPVLPGALHLAREGCLPGGERSNADFVKDYVQFASHLDTALLSVLRDPQTSGGLLIALPQSRVKEFFDRLEDPHTREIGEVGSREKFSVVIA, from the coding sequence TTGTTGTGGCAAGTTCTAACGAGAGTAAATAAGGTCAGCATGCCGAACGTTCTGATCGGACTTGAAGCCGCGGCGGACGCCGGTATTTATCAATTGCGTGAGGATCTCGCACTGGTGCAAACGGTGGATTTTTTTACACCAATTGTGGACGATCCCTATGACTTTGGCCGCATCGCCGCGACCAACTCGTTGAGTGATGTTTATGTGATGGGCGGCGCTCCGATCACTGCCTTGAATATCGCCTGCTTTCCGAAAAACGGCAATCTCGATTGGCTGGTTGCGATTTTGAACGGCGGCATGGATCAGGCTTCAGCCGCAGGCGTCGCGATCATCGGCGGACACACGGTTGACGATGCCGAAATCAAATATGGCCTCGCGGTGACCGGCACGGTTCATCCGCAAAAAATCATTCACAATCACACCGCGCGGCCGGGAGATGCGCTGGTGCTCACCAAGCCGTTGGGCACGGGCATTCTGAGCACCGCGTTGAAATTCGGCAAACTGGATGATGCCGGCCTCACGCTTTTGACGCAAACGATGACGCAGCTCAATCGCCGCGCGAGTGAGGCCATGGTGGCGGTGGGCGCGCACGCCGCGACCGATGTGACCGGCTTCGGTTTGCTCGGCCATGCACACGAAATGGCGCAGGCGAGTGAGATGACGTTTAATCTTTCCGCCTCCGCCATTCCTGTCTTACCGGGCGCCTTGCATTTGGCAAGAGAAGGTTGTTTGCCCGGCGGCGAACGCAGCAATGCCGACTTTGTGAAAGATTATGTGCAATTTGCCTCGCATCTCGATACGGCGCTGCTGAGTGTCTTGCGCGATCCACAAACCTCCGGAGGCTTGTTGATCGCCCTGCCGCAGAGTCGCGTAAAGGAATTCTTCGACCGATTGGAAGATCCGCATACGCGCGAGATCGGTGAAGTCGGTTCGCGTGAAAAATTCAGTGTCGTGATTGCGTGA